The following proteins are encoded in a genomic region of Rubrobacter xylanophilus DSM 9941:
- a CDS encoding carbohydrate ABC transporter permease, translated as MAATGRKRFSGLRRRWEDSGYREGSLRLLALVLLSVPIAVGYVWLVISTFADRTFGLVPVDSRGRFGGLTLQNWEFLWRDAAVWVATLNTLVLSLGMTLVVVVVSALSGYALSRLKFSGRKGFLAATLVLHAFPTVTLLIPTFLVLRWLSRLPVVGNDLPLVGGIGYNTIGGVILVSVAFQLPLGVWLMKGFFDNVPWDMERAALIDGCTRFGAWWRVVLPQIRPGIAALAIFSFITTWGSFIIPYTFIASEQNNVLSVYLNSLLGTTAPVDYGKVAAVGLFQTIPVLVFFVFTQKYLLNIFASGAKGGA; from the coding sequence ATGGCTGCTACCGGGCGCAAGCGGTTCTCGGGCCTGCGGCGGCGCTGGGAGGACTCGGGGTACCGGGAGGGCTCTCTGCGGCTCCTGGCGCTGGTGCTGCTCTCGGTCCCCATCGCCGTCGGGTACGTGTGGCTCGTCATCTCCACGTTCGCCGACAGGACGTTCGGCCTCGTGCCGGTGGACTCCCGGGGGAGGTTCGGCGGGCTCACCCTGCAGAACTGGGAGTTTCTGTGGCGGGACGCGGCGGTGTGGGTCGCCACCCTCAACACCCTCGTCCTCTCGCTGGGGATGACGCTCGTCGTGGTGGTGGTCTCGGCGCTCTCGGGGTACGCGCTCTCGCGCCTCAAGTTCTCCGGGCGGAAGGGGTTTCTCGCGGCCACGCTGGTCTTGCACGCCTTCCCCACGGTGACCCTGCTCATCCCCACCTTCCTCGTGCTGCGGTGGCTCAGCCGCCTGCCGGTGGTGGGTAACGACCTCCCGCTGGTGGGCGGGATCGGCTACAACACCATCGGCGGCGTGATCCTGGTGAGCGTGGCCTTCCAGCTGCCGCTCGGGGTGTGGCTGATGAAGGGCTTCTTCGACAACGTGCCGTGGGACATGGAGCGCGCCGCGCTCATCGACGGCTGCACCCGCTTCGGGGCGTGGTGGCGGGTGGTGCTGCCCCAGATCCGGCCCGGCATAGCGGCCCTCGCGATCTTCTCGTTCATCACCACCTGGGGCTCGTTCATCATCCCCTACACCTTTATAGCCAGCGAGCAGAACAACGTGCTCTCGGTGTACCTGAACAGCCTGCTGGGGACCACCGCGCCGGTGGACTACGGGAAGGTGGCGGCCGTCGGGCTCTTCCAGACCATACCGGTGCTCGTCTTCTTCGTCTTCACGCAGAAGTACCTGCTAAACATCTTCGCCAGCGGGGCCAAGGGGGGTGCCTGA
- a CDS encoding ABC transporter ATP-binding protein translates to MPEVEIVLENLTKRFDTVVAVDGIDLSVASGEFVALLGPSGCGKTTTLLTIAGIYRPTEGRVLFDGRDVSRLAPRERNLGMVFQSYALYPHMSVYENLTFPLRLAKVPAKEMRTRADRIAALLDISELMDRRPGQLSGGQQQRVALGRALIKEPDALLFDEPLSNLDARLRLTTRTEIKRLQQELGITSVFVTHDQTEAMTMADRIAVINRGRLESYASPDDTYNRPRTRFVAGFVGSPPMNFLEVELSAAGEGFVARRAGVELPVCAERARRALERGGGGRVVLGVRPEDVALGGGGVPGEVIDVEPLGRENLVVVSIGEGDQLRAITGAGTRPAVGDRLSLAVDPERVQLFDPSSGRSLLWS, encoded by the coding sequence GTGCCTGAAGTGGAGATCGTGCTGGAGAACCTCACGAAGCGCTTCGACACTGTGGTGGCCGTCGACGGGATAGACCTGAGCGTGGCCAGCGGGGAGTTCGTGGCCCTGCTCGGCCCCTCCGGCTGCGGCAAGACCACCACGCTGCTTACGATCGCGGGGATCTACCGGCCCACGGAGGGGCGGGTGCTCTTCGACGGGCGGGACGTGAGCCGCCTGGCGCCGCGGGAGCGCAACCTGGGGATGGTCTTCCAGAGCTACGCCCTCTACCCGCACATGAGCGTCTACGAGAACCTGACCTTCCCGCTGCGGCTGGCGAAGGTGCCGGCGAAGGAGATGCGGACGCGGGCCGACCGGATCGCCGCCCTGCTGGACATCTCGGAGCTCATGGACCGCAGGCCCGGCCAGCTCTCCGGCGGCCAGCAGCAGCGGGTGGCCCTGGGCCGCGCCCTGATAAAGGAGCCGGACGCCCTGCTCTTCGACGAGCCCCTGAGCAACCTGGACGCCCGCCTCCGCCTCACCACCCGCACGGAGATAAAGCGGCTGCAGCAGGAGCTGGGCATCACCTCGGTCTTCGTCACCCACGACCAGACGGAGGCGATGACGATGGCCGACAGGATTGCGGTGATCAACCGCGGCAGGCTGGAGTCCTACGCCTCCCCGGACGACACCTATAACCGCCCCCGGACCCGCTTTGTGGCGGGCTTCGTGGGCAGCCCGCCGATGAACTTCCTGGAGGTGGAGCTCTCGGCCGCCGGGGAGGGCTTCGTGGCCCGCCGGGCGGGGGTGGAGCTGCCCGTCTGCGCGGAGCGGGCGCGGCGGGCGCTGGAGCGGGGCGGCGGGGGGAGGGTGGTGCTCGGCGTCCGCCCGGAGGACGTCGCCCTCGGCGGCGGGGGGGTGCCCGGCGAGGTGATAGACGTCGAGCCCCTGGGCCGGGAGAACCTGGTGGTCGTCTCGATCGGGGAGGGGGACCAGCTCCGCGCGATCACCGGCGCCGGCACCCGGCCCGCGGTGGGGGACCGGCTCTCCCTGGCCGTAGACCCGGAGAGGGTCCAGCTCTTCGACCCCTCCTCCGGCCGCT